A single Montipora foliosa isolate CH-2021 chromosome 7, ASM3666993v2, whole genome shotgun sequence DNA region contains:
- the LOC138011755 gene encoding uncharacterized protein translates to MSTNKGKEMSEGEGHGNIGKESLSTEIKAMMSNMFTEFKTDIMQSVADTMETRFNELYEEYDYSDVEESHNNLDVSALMQTITDSNKGESSTPQVTKTGNQPTEFDTILTELNPEKAHGPPICEKLAVLVNSLLKEGLSKDQLAMKKEYLKPENCPMLEAPKVNTMLWGQLKQEPKNLDLSLQKGQGHLMSLLYALLKVCNQLIDKADSKEMLTMLTHAVVLSLSANRQLNLSRRELLRPHLNKNYQALCNPAVPITTNLFGDDLNKQVDDLTKANKIGLKVQGSGKQRFHPYGRGSRARGRYRQNYGGRGRSSTATEGRGSFLGSSRGGYSRRPAR, encoded by the exons ATGTCAACTAACAAAGGAAAAG AAATGTCAGAGGGCGAAGGCCATGGTAACATAGGGAAGGAATCCCTGAGCACCGAAATAAAGGCCATGATGAGCAACATGTTTACTGAGTTTAAAACTGACATTATGCAGTCAGTTGCAGACACCATGGAGACTCGTTTTAATGAGTTGTATGAAGAATATGATTACAGTGATGTAGAAGAATCTCACAACAACTTAGATGTGAGTGCTTTAATGCAAACAATCACAGATTCAAACAAAGGTGAAAGTAGTACACCTCAAGTTACCAAAACTGGCAACCAACCCACAGAATTTGATACTATACTCACAGAATTGAATCCAGAGAAAGCTCATGGGCCACCCATATGTGAGAAGTTGGCAGTTCTGGTGAATAGCCTTTTAAAGGAAGGTCTATCTAAAGATCAATTGGCTATGAAGAAAGAATATTTGAAGCCTGAAAACTGTCCAATGCTAGAAGCCCCTAAGGTGAACACCATGCTTTGGGGTCAACTCAAACAAGAGCCAAAAAATTTGGATTTAAGCCTTCAAAAAGGCCAAGGACATTTAATGTCATTATTATATGCTTTACTCAAAGTGTGCAACCAGCTGATAGATAAAGCTGACAGCAAGGAGATGCTAACTATGCTTACCCATGCAGTTGTGCTGTCGCTGTCTGCCAATCgacaattaaatttaagccgAAGGGAGTTGTTGAGGCCGCACCTCAACAAGAATTATCAAGCCCTGTGTAATCCAGCGGTACCCATTACCACAAATTTATTTGGAGATGACCTCAATAAACAAGTCGATGACTTGACAAAGGCAAATAAGATTGGCCTGAAAGTTCAAGGTTCGGGCAAGCAACGATTCCACCCATATGGGCGTGGCTCGCGTGCTCGTGGCAGATACAGACAAAACTATGGTGGGCGTGGTCGCTCTTCAACTGCAACAGAAGGAAGAGGTTCTTTTTTAGGCTCGAGCCGGGGAGGATACTCCCGCAGACCAGCCAGATAG
- the LOC138010215 gene encoding uncharacterized protein, which yields MVLSPESLGELSWWITHADSSVRKITRGDPHSILETDASLTGWGAKWGEMKTQGVWCRSEQDQHINCLELLAIRWGLLLLCHAEHDTHIRIMSDNVTAVCYINAMGGCQSDSCNRIAYDIWQWAIEKSIWLFAAHTPGTENCEADELSRKFNPNLEWSVTDEVFNQILKVFALGPTIDLFASRVNAKLPAYVSWKADPFARYVDAFTLNWASHTFYAFPPFVLVGRCLSKIRGDGATGILIVPMWPTQSYFASLLSMLVDTPRYFKATRKTLMNPLLGEQRHPLQVTLLVCRVSGNPTSCQRHHVLLEIEYS from the coding sequence ATGGTCCTTTCCCCAGAGAGTTTAGGGGAATTGTCTTGGTGGATCACTCACGCGGATTCTAGTGTAAGAAAAATCACGCGCGGAGATCCCCATTCTATCCTTGAAACCGACGCCTCCCTAACAGGTTGGGGTGCTAAATGGGGTGAGATGAAAACCCAGGGGGTTTGGTGCAGAAGTGAACAAGATCAACACATCAATTGCCTTGAATTACTAGCAATCCGTTGGGGGTTGTTGTTGCTCTGTCACGCTGAACACGATACCCATATACGTATTATGAGTGACAATGTAACGGCCGTGTGTTACATCAATGCCATGGGGGGATGCCAATCCGACAGTTGTAATCGCATTGCTTATGACATTTGGCAATGGGCGATAGAAAAGAGCATTTGGTTGTTCGCAGCACACACCCCTGGGACAGAAAACTGTGAGGCTGATGAGTTATCGAGAAAATTCAATCCTAACCTTGAATGGAGTGTCACGGATGAAGTATTCAATCAGATATTAAAAGTGTTTGCCCTTGGACCTACCATTGATTTGTTTGCATCACGAGTGAATGCCAAATTGCCAGCTTATGTATCCTGGAAAGCTGATCCGTTCGCTCGATATGTGGACGCATTTACCTTAAACTGGGCTTCCCATACATTTTATGCGTTTCCCCCGTTTGTTCTCGTGGGTCGCTGTTTGTCAAAAATCCGGGGTGATGGGGCCACTGGGATTTTGATTGTACCTATGTGGCCTACTCAAagttattttgcttctttgttaAGCATGTTAGTGGACACGCCACGTTATTTCAAAGCAACCAGAAAAACATTGATGAATCCTTTATTGGGAGAACAACGACACCCCCTCCAGGTCACCCTACTGGTATGCAGAGTGTCAGGCAATCCCACAAGTTGCCAACGTCATCATGTCCTCTTGGAGATCGAGTACAGTTAA